Proteins from a single region of Acidobacteriota bacterium:
- a CDS encoding DHH family phosphoesterase — MKCLSICHSELVIRTLEQVLPPRFDVDFLVDSRPLARRLHEAGVAITAGDLAKTDTYLKADLSPHTCVIVEDTGRQSLKRVLQAITGAGATLIYVLATPMSGASGSAVRREEQLRAQFPELSFLSLAELVGGPLVAEISRSLTRARVQQYQRYFNDADRILILLHHDPDPDAMASALALRNVLRRTKTTAIIGALVGVTRPENQRMANLLDIHVETLTEQSVKDFERIAMVDVQPHYFGGLLDKVDLVIDHHPAQSGYGALFKDIRPDYGSTSTILTEHLRAVDVNISERTATAMLYAIKSDTLFFNRQANRVDLEAFSYLYPLADATMIRKMEGSDVTFERLSYVTYAQRVGLAGDQIFSAFLGTIPREDFIPYVADFFLQLEDIKWTVVAGIVHDTLVISVRNLGYSRNAGELVKKVFGDIGNAGGHRAMAKAVIPLQAFFDRHGRQTDEQINVTIRDLTLQFLRDHSPADRKK, encoded by the coding sequence ATGAAGTGCCTCTCCATCTGCCACAGTGAACTGGTGATCAGGACACTCGAGCAGGTCCTGCCGCCCCGGTTCGACGTGGACTTTCTCGTCGACAGCCGTCCCCTGGCGCGACGGCTCCACGAAGCCGGCGTCGCGATCACCGCCGGGGACCTCGCCAAGACCGACACCTATCTCAAAGCCGATTTGTCCCCGCACACCTGCGTGATCGTCGAAGACACCGGCCGGCAGAGTCTCAAACGGGTGCTGCAGGCCATCACCGGCGCGGGCGCCACGCTGATCTACGTGCTGGCGACGCCGATGAGCGGCGCCAGCGGGAGTGCGGTGAGGCGCGAAGAACAGCTGCGAGCGCAGTTTCCCGAACTGAGTTTCCTGTCGCTCGCCGAACTGGTGGGCGGACCGCTGGTCGCCGAAATCAGCCGATCGCTGACCCGCGCCAGGGTCCAGCAGTATCAGCGCTACTTCAACGACGCCGATCGCATCCTGATCCTGCTCCACCACGACCCGGATCCCGACGCGATGGCCTCGGCGCTGGCATTGCGCAACGTGCTGCGTCGCACCAAGACCACCGCCATCATCGGGGCGCTCGTCGGTGTGACGCGGCCGGAGAATCAGCGCATGGCCAACCTGCTCGACATCCACGTCGAGACGCTGACGGAGCAGTCGGTCAAGGACTTCGAGCGCATCGCGATGGTGGACGTCCAGCCCCACTATTTCGGCGGCCTGCTCGACAAGGTCGATCTCGTGATCGACCATCACCCGGCGCAATCCGGATACGGCGCCCTCTTCAAGGACATTCGGCCGGACTACGGCTCGACCAGCACGATTCTGACCGAGCACCTGCGAGCGGTGGACGTGAACATCTCCGAGCGCACCGCGACGGCGATGCTGTACGCCATCAAGTCGGACACGTTGTTCTTCAACCGGCAGGCCAACCGCGTTGACCTGGAGGCGTTCTCCTACCTCTATCCGCTGGCGGATGCGACGATGATCCGGAAGATGGAGGGCTCGGACGTGACGTTCGAGCGGCTGTCATACGTCACCTATGCGCAGCGGGTCGGACTGGCGGGCGACCAGATCTTCTCAGCATTCCTGGGAACGATTCCCCGGGAGGATTTCATCCCGTACGTCGCCGATTTCTTCCTCCAGCTCGAAGACATCAAGTGGACGGTCGTCGCCGGCATCGTGCACGACACGCTGGTGATCTCGGTGAGGAACCTGGGCTACTCGCGCAACGCCGGCGAGCTGGTGAAGAAGGTGTTCGGAGACATCGGGAATGCGGGCGGTCATCGGGCGATGGCCAAGGCGGTCATCCCCCTGCAGGCCTTCTTTGATCGCCACGGCCGGCAGACCGACGAGCAGATCAACGTCACGATCAGAGATCTCACCCTGCAGTTTCTCCGCGACCACAGTCCGGCTGACAGGAAGAAGTAG
- the uvrB gene encoding excinuclease ABC subunit UvrB produces the protein MTDRFTLVSDFALMGDQARAIDELEAGLRRGDPYQVLLGVTGSGKTFSVAQVVARVNRPTIVMVHNKTLAAQLFQEFRRFFPDNAVEYFVSYYDYYQPEAYMPATDTYIEKEATTNDEIDRMRLSATRSLLERRDVLIVASVSCIYGLGSPEAYYGMLLPLERGQRIGRDEILRKLVEIQYERNDYEFTRGTFRVRGDIVEVFPSYDESAIRIELFGDEVDALASFDPLTGKTRRRVDRLAVYPKTHFVMPRDRTRQAVESIKAELTDRLAALQADGKLVESQRLHQRTMFDLEMMREIGYCHGIENYSRHLTGRRPGEPPPTLLDYLPADALVIVDESHQTVPQIRGMYHGDRARKEVLVNYGFRLPSALDNRPLTFDEWEARAQQVVFVSATPGPHELRKAGGVVVEQIIRPTGLIDPPIEVRSVVGQVDDLLGEIRACAAAGERVLVTTLTKRMSEDLTQYFHELGVRVRYLHSDIETLERTEILRDLRRGVFDVLIGINLLREGLDLPEVSLVAILDADKEGFLRSAGSLIQTSGRAARNVHGRVIMYASTITRSMQIAISETGRRRLLQEAYNLEHGITPASIVKAIDGVLTSVYERDYMGVPSASDGGEPFMTQAQIDAKIAELGREMKTAAANQEFEKAASMRDRIKRLRARSLGVDDPALLPGGAFDRNS, from the coding sequence GTGACTGACCGCTTTACGCTCGTCTCAGATTTCGCGCTGATGGGCGATCAGGCCCGTGCCATCGACGAGCTCGAGGCGGGGCTGCGACGCGGTGATCCGTACCAGGTGCTGCTGGGCGTGACCGGATCGGGCAAGACCTTCAGCGTGGCCCAGGTGGTGGCGCGCGTGAACCGGCCGACCATCGTCATGGTGCACAACAAGACGCTGGCCGCCCAGCTGTTCCAGGAATTCAGGCGCTTCTTCCCGGACAACGCGGTCGAGTACTTCGTCAGCTACTACGACTACTACCAGCCGGAAGCCTATATGCCGGCCACCGACACGTACATCGAAAAAGAAGCGACCACCAACGACGAAATCGATCGGATGCGGCTGTCGGCGACCCGATCGCTGCTCGAACGCCGGGATGTGCTGATTGTCGCCAGCGTCTCGTGCATCTATGGCCTGGGTTCGCCGGAGGCCTACTACGGCATGCTGCTCCCGCTCGAACGCGGCCAGCGGATCGGCCGCGACGAGATCCTGCGCAAGCTGGTGGAGATTCAGTACGAGCGCAACGACTACGAATTCACCCGCGGCACCTTTCGCGTCCGCGGCGACATCGTCGAGGTCTTTCCGTCGTACGACGAGTCGGCCATCCGGATCGAGCTGTTCGGCGACGAGGTGGACGCGCTCGCGTCGTTCGACCCGCTGACGGGCAAGACCCGTCGCCGCGTCGACCGCCTGGCGGTCTATCCGAAGACGCATTTCGTGATGCCCCGCGATCGCACCCGGCAGGCCGTCGAGTCCATCAAGGCCGAGCTGACCGACAGGCTGGCCGCCCTGCAGGCCGACGGGAAACTCGTGGAGTCGCAGCGGCTGCACCAGCGCACGATGTTCGACCTCGAGATGATGCGCGAGATCGGGTACTGCCACGGGATCGAGAACTACTCGCGCCACCTGACCGGGCGGCGCCCGGGCGAACCGCCGCCGACGCTGCTGGATTACCTTCCGGCCGATGCCCTCGTGATCGTGGACGAAAGCCACCAGACCGTGCCGCAGATTCGCGGCATGTATCACGGGGATCGGGCTCGCAAAGAGGTGCTCGTCAACTACGGATTCCGGCTGCCCTCGGCGCTCGACAATCGCCCGCTGACCTTCGACGAATGGGAGGCGCGCGCGCAGCAGGTGGTGTTCGTGTCTGCGACGCCGGGGCCCCACGAGCTTCGAAAGGCGGGCGGCGTGGTGGTCGAACAGATCATCCGTCCGACGGGCCTGATCGATCCGCCGATCGAGGTCAGATCGGTCGTCGGCCAGGTGGACGATCTGCTCGGCGAGATCCGTGCCTGCGCTGCGGCGGGAGAACGGGTGCTGGTGACGACACTCACCAAGCGGATGTCGGAGGACCTGACGCAGTATTTCCACGAACTCGGAGTGCGCGTCAGGTACCTGCATTCAGACATCGAGACACTCGAGCGAACGGAGATCCTGCGCGATCTGCGGCGCGGCGTGTTCGACGTGTTGATCGGTATCAACCTGCTGCGTGAAGGCCTCGACCTCCCGGAGGTGTCGCTGGTGGCGATCCTCGACGCCGACAAGGAGGGGTTCCTCCGTTCGGCCGGATCGTTGATTCAGACCTCCGGCCGTGCGGCGCGCAACGTGCACGGCCGGGTCATCATGTACGCCAGTACCATCACCAGGTCGATGCAGATCGCCATCAGCGAGACCGGGCGGCGGCGGCTGCTGCAGGAGGCGTACAATCTCGAACACGGGATCACGCCTGCGTCGATCGTGAAGGCGATTGACGGCGTGCTCACGAGTGTCTACGAGCGCGACTACATGGGCGTGCCGTCGGCGAGCGACGGGGGAGAGCCCTTCATGACCCAGGCCCAGATCGACGCGAAGATCGCCGAACTCGGGCGCGAGATGAAGACCGCCGCCGCCAACCAGGAATTCGAGAAGGCGGCATCGATGCGCGATCGCATCAAGCGGCTCCGGGCCAGAAGCCTGGGCGTGGACGATCCCGCGCTGCTGCCCGGCGGAGCATTCGACAGGAATTCCTGA
- a CDS encoding YtxH domain-containing protein, which yields MSDDRHSGAGGVVVAFTLGALIGAVVALLFAPAKGEETREMISERAREQAGKTREFLKQQKENLATAVERGREAYQSARGEKEQG from the coding sequence ATGTCAGACGATCGACACAGCGGAGCCGGTGGAGTCGTGGTCGCCTTCACGCTGGGGGCCCTGATCGGGGCCGTCGTCGCGCTGCTGTTCGCGCCGGCGAAGGGCGAGGAGACCCGGGAGATGATCAGCGAGAGGGCGCGCGAGCAGGCGGGGAAGACTCGCGAGTTCCTCAAGCAACAGAAAGAGAATCTCGCGACCGCCGTCGAGCGCGGGCGTGAGGCCTATCAGTCCGCCCGCGGCGAGAAAGAGCAGGGCTAA
- a CDS encoding VWA domain-containing protein codes for MGRMSAAGGLAVRRAVAAIGLLVLAVPGRPGAQMFRSNVDLVSLGVNVVDKRGALVADLAQTEFEVYEDGKRQELTFFSRGGDSTSAAELHLGLLFDTSGSMDEDIALARTAAVKFLNALPEAVDVTLVDFDTEVRVARYGQNDFARLIERIRRRRPDGMTAMYDALGVYLHGAASQEGRKILVAYSDAGDNRSSLNLPDVIELLQASDVTMYTIGFLDHLGSSHQLDARSRIQRLSAPTGGQAFFPSSVKDIESAYDKVLADIKAQYALGYVSTNTRADGTWRKVDIKVTRPGLKTRSRQGYFAPYRKSP; via the coding sequence ATGGGCAGGATGTCAGCGGCGGGAGGACTGGCCGTCAGACGCGCGGTGGCGGCGATTGGCCTGCTCGTGCTGGCGGTGCCGGGGCGCCCCGGTGCACAGATGTTCAGGTCGAATGTCGATCTGGTCAGTCTGGGTGTCAACGTCGTGGACAAACGCGGCGCGCTCGTCGCCGACCTTGCCCAGACCGAGTTCGAGGTCTACGAGGACGGCAAACGGCAGGAACTGACGTTCTTCTCGCGCGGCGGTGACTCCACGTCGGCGGCCGAACTCCACCTCGGCCTGCTGTTCGACACGAGCGGCAGCATGGACGAGGACATCGCGCTGGCGCGCACCGCGGCAGTAAAGTTCCTGAACGCGCTGCCCGAAGCCGTCGACGTCACGCTGGTGGATTTCGACACGGAAGTGCGTGTCGCCCGGTACGGCCAGAACGACTTCGCCCGGTTGATCGAGCGGATCCGGCGTCGAAGACCGGACGGGATGACGGCGATGTACGATGCGCTGGGCGTGTACCTTCATGGCGCCGCATCTCAGGAGGGGCGGAAGATCCTCGTCGCCTACAGCGACGCCGGCGACAACCGAAGCTCGCTCAATCTGCCGGACGTGATCGAGCTGCTCCAGGCGTCCGACGTGACGATGTACACGATTGGATTTCTGGACCACCTGGGATCGTCGCATCAGCTGGACGCCCGGTCACGGATTCAGCGGCTGTCCGCGCCTACCGGCGGTCAGGCGTTCTTCCCGTCGTCGGTCAAGGACATCGAATCCGCGTACGACAAGGTGCTCGCTGACATCAAGGCGCAGTACGCGCTCGGCTACGTCTCAACCAACACGCGCGCTGACGGCACGTGGCGAAAGGTCGACATCAAGGTGACGCGCCCAGGTCTCAAGACGCGATCCCGCCAGGGATATTTCGCGCCGTACCGGAAGAGCCCGTGA